The following proteins are encoded in a genomic region of Zea mays cultivar B73 chromosome 9, Zm-B73-REFERENCE-NAM-5.0, whole genome shotgun sequence:
- the LOC100285454 gene encoding GTP-binding protein At2g22870: protein MLLRPRPSFFRAVVPPPLTRACVPSRRTLSASAEAGTASPKDAASAPVPAATRKNPRKAGSPPMGIVKTALFLPPGVERDALVPADMVIPGSNIVVGPYAGDARVKGAEFVKSSARARDCPNDDRPEFAVLGRSNVGKSSLINALTRRKEAALTSKKPGKTQTINHFLVNKSWYLVDLPGYGFAAASQSARMDWSSFTKGYFLNRDTLVGVLLLIDASIPPQKIDLDCANWLGRNNIGLTFVFTKCDKVKKGKGGRPDENIKEFHETISGLYPDPPPWIMTSSVTGLGRDGLLLHMSQLRNYWDNEAV from the exons ATGCTCCTCCGCCCGCGCCCCTCCTTCTTCCGAGCCGTCGTGCCGCCGCCGCTCACCCGTGCCTGTGTCCCCTCCCGTCGCACGCTTTCAGCTTCTGCAGAGGCGGGAACAGCCTCCCCGAAGGATGCAGCGTCAGCGCCGGTTCCGGCGGCCACGCGCAAGAACCCCAGGAAGGCCGGGTCGCCACCTATGGGGATCGTGAAGACGGCGCTGTTTCTGCCGCCCGGGGTGGAGCGGGATGCGTTGGTGCCCGCGGACATGGTCATACCGGGGTCGAACATCGTGGTCGGTCCCTACGCAGGGGACGCGAGGGTGAAGGGTGCTGAGTTCGTCAAGAGCAGCGCGCGCGCACGGGACTGCCCCAATGACGACCGGCCCGAGTTCGCCGTCCTTGGCCGGTCCAACGTTGGCAAGTCCTCGCTCATCAACGCCCTCACCCGCCGCAAGGAAGCCGCGCTCACTTCCAAAAAGCCTG GGAAGACCCAAACAATCAATCACTTTTTGGTTAATAAGAGTTGGTACCTTGTGGATTTGCCTGGTTATGG GTTTGCAGCTGCATCCCAATCAGCTCGAATGGACTGGTCTTCATTTACCAAGGGTTACTTCTTGAACAGAGATACCTTGGTTGGCGTACTTCTTCTTATTGATGCCAGTATTCCACCACAGAAAATTGATCTAGACTGTGCTAACTGGCTCGGTCGTAACAAT ATTGGATTGACGTTTGTGTTCACCAAGTGCGACAAAGTGAAGAAAGGTAAAGGAGGGCGGCCTGACGAGAACATCAAGGAGTTCCATGAAACGATCAGCGGGCTTTATCCAGATCCACCCCCATGGATCATGACAAGCAGCGTTACCGGATTAGGCCGCGACGGGCTACTCCTCCATATGTCGCAGCTGAGGAACTACTGGGATAATGAAGCAGTCTAG